A region from the Streptomyces sp. 3214.6 genome encodes:
- a CDS encoding helix-turn-helix domain-containing protein has product MAERDEPEVVGRRVQRLRIERGLTQRQLAEPTYTPAYISTLEAGRVRPSDEALKYIAERLGVDFEELATGRPARLVTDLRLRLTEAQRALATGEAEDAARQYTDLLAEAEEHGLAEEQATALLGLGECGIDTGDLDAARRFFERAEDALADAPLPARVPALRGRAVAHYLAGELRYAVYLLESTLDELNRGGLHDPDALLLLYASVIGPYMDMGAQARAAQAAEFALALAPQVGDPALVARMHRSVARTLLAEGRLTEADASLAKAAELYRQLQLRTELANCHWMRGYVYAQNGELELAEGELKAAQAMLSAQRAALYSSQVAVELADVLHRRGRSQEAAALLHDVLGELTPERGAVHAAGAHRLLGIIAEDTRDTDAAEEHYVRALSLLERAGAAGDLADLCRLLGDLLRRTGRVEAALDAYRTGLGHRTAPGTTTLGPAPAQPPL; this is encoded by the coding sequence GTGGCAGAGCGGGACGAGCCCGAGGTCGTCGGGCGCCGGGTGCAGCGGCTGCGCATCGAACGGGGCCTGACGCAGCGGCAGTTGGCCGAGCCGACGTACACCCCGGCCTACATCTCCACGCTGGAGGCCGGCCGGGTGCGGCCCTCCGACGAGGCGCTCAAGTACATCGCCGAACGGCTCGGCGTCGACTTCGAGGAGCTCGCCACCGGCCGGCCCGCCCGCCTGGTCACCGATCTGCGGCTCCGGCTCACCGAAGCACAGCGGGCGCTGGCCACCGGGGAGGCCGAGGACGCGGCCCGGCAGTACACGGACCTGCTCGCGGAGGCGGAGGAGCACGGGCTGGCCGAGGAGCAGGCCACCGCGCTGCTCGGGCTCGGGGAGTGCGGGATCGACACGGGTGACCTGGACGCCGCCCGCCGCTTCTTCGAACGCGCCGAGGACGCTCTCGCCGACGCCCCGCTGCCCGCCCGCGTCCCCGCCCTGCGCGGACGTGCCGTCGCCCACTACCTCGCCGGTGAACTCCGGTACGCGGTCTACCTGTTGGAGTCCACCCTCGACGAGCTCAACCGGGGCGGGCTGCACGACCCCGACGCACTGCTGCTGCTCTACGCCTCCGTCATCGGCCCGTACATGGACATGGGCGCGCAGGCCCGCGCCGCGCAGGCCGCCGAGTTCGCCCTCGCCCTCGCGCCCCAGGTCGGCGACCCCGCCCTGGTCGCTCGTATGCACCGGTCCGTGGCCCGGACCCTCCTCGCCGAGGGCCGCCTCACGGAGGCCGACGCCTCACTGGCGAAGGCCGCCGAGCTCTACCGTCAGCTCCAGCTCCGTACCGAGCTGGCCAACTGCCACTGGATGCGCGGCTACGTCTACGCGCAGAACGGCGAACTGGAGCTCGCGGAAGGCGAGTTGAAGGCGGCCCAGGCCATGCTGTCGGCGCAGCGCGCCGCCCTCTACAGCAGCCAGGTCGCCGTCGAACTGGCCGATGTCCTGCATCGCAGGGGCAGGTCGCAGGAGGCCGCGGCGCTGCTGCACGACGTCCTCGGGGAGCTGACGCCGGAGCGCGGCGCGGTGCACGCTGCGGGAGCGCACCGGCTGCTCGGCATCATCGCCGAGGACACGCGGGACACGGACGCTGCGGAGGAGCACTATGTGCGGGCGCTCAGCCTCCTGGAGCGCGCGGGCGCGGCGGGCGACCTGGCCGACCTGTGCCGCCTGCTCGGCGACCTGCTGCGCCGCACGGGCCGCGTCGAGGCCGCCCTGGACGCCTACCGCACCGGCCTCGGCCACCGCACGGCCCCGGGCACGACGACTTTGGGCCCGGCCCCGGCGCAACCTCCGCTGTAG
- a CDS encoding NPP1 family protein, with product MSCPGRVLRRLEPPVPHRLARAAAVAGSAAALAVGLTGSASAGVLQNLPENATAFQKNFEPVYDYDSDSCYPAAAIDPSGNLNGGLKPTGPITGECRGGHLGKANTYSRAKCNNGWCGIIYASYFEKDEASPGIGHRHDWECMVVWVKQGADTPSYLSASAHGGFSTHPIADVPMSGQRVEAVYHKDGASTHAFRFAKWGETPENDTGAWHQENLITWDNMAAGLRDKLNASDWGNANLPLQDSKFADHLNKAKPSGITFDPYA from the coding sequence ATGTCATGTCCGGGACGAGTCCTTCGTCGACTGGAGCCCCCCGTGCCCCACCGCCTCGCCCGAGCCGCCGCCGTCGCCGGCAGCGCCGCCGCCCTCGCCGTCGGCCTGACCGGCAGCGCCTCCGCCGGCGTGCTGCAGAACCTGCCCGAGAACGCGACCGCGTTCCAGAAGAACTTCGAGCCGGTCTACGACTACGACTCGGACAGCTGCTACCCGGCCGCCGCGATCGACCCGAGCGGCAACCTCAACGGCGGCCTCAAGCCGACCGGCCCCATCACCGGCGAATGCCGCGGCGGCCACCTCGGCAAGGCCAACACCTACTCGCGGGCCAAGTGCAACAACGGCTGGTGCGGGATCATCTACGCCAGCTACTTCGAGAAGGACGAGGCCTCCCCGGGCATCGGGCACCGCCACGACTGGGAGTGCATGGTCGTCTGGGTCAAGCAGGGCGCGGACACCCCGTCCTACCTGTCCGCCTCCGCCCACGGCGGCTTCAGCACCCACCCGATCGCCGACGTCCCGATGAGCGGGCAGCGCGTCGAGGCCGTCTACCACAAGGACGGCGCGTCCACCCACGCCTTCCGCTTCGCCAAGTGGGGCGAGACCCCGGAGAACGACACCGGCGCCTGGCACCAGGAGAACCTGATCACCTGGGACAACATGGCGGCAGGCCTGCGCGACAAGCTGAACGCCTCCGACTGGGGCAACGCGAATCTCCCCCTCCAGGACTCCAAGTTCGCCGATCACCTGAACAAGGCCAAGCCGAGCGGCATCACGTTCGACCCCTACGCCTGA